AAAATTTTACAAAGACCAGAAACGTGTCGACAAGGATTGGCAGGGACAGGCTGTAGATCTTGAAGGAAATGTCGAGTTCACGGACGGGACCAAAGAGAGTACCCTTGATTATTTCGACAGACTTTTGGATGATGAAGCGATCGACACCCGCTTCAATTGTGCTGTAGAAAAGGTTGAAAAGAGAGAGGGACTTTTTCATGTCATATCCGGTTGTGGTGAGGATGTCGCCAAAAATGTGATCGTTGCCATCGGGCGGATGGGAAAACCCAACAAACCTTCCTACAAAATTCCCGCATCTTTGAAAACACAGATCAATTTCAATCTTGACAAGTGCAGCAACGGTGAGCACATACTTGTAGTCGGAGGCGGGGACAGTGCAGTGGAGTATGCCTGTGAACTGAGCCAGACCAATGAGGTGACGCTGAATTACCGACGTGATTCTCTCAACCGTCCCAATCCGACCAACCAGGAAATGATCGCAGACTATTGCGAAAATGAAGCGGTCAGAACAAAGCTTGGTGTCGATATAGAGGGGCTTGAGAATGAGCATGGTCAGGTGAAAGTAAAGTTCAGCGATGGTGAAGAGCTTTTCGACAGAGTCATCTATGCCATAGGCGGTACGACTCCCAAAGATTTTCTCAAAAGCTGCGGTATCACACTGGATGAAACAGGTGAGCCGATATTCGATGACAACTATGAGAGTGAAGTTCCGGGGTTGTATATCGCTGGAGATATTGTATTCAACAGTGGCGGGAGTATCGCGATCGCCCTCAATCATGGATACCGTATCGTAAACCATATTTTAAAACAGAGAAAGGAGACATGATGGCAAGTGTATTGTTACCATTGGCAAAAGGATTTGAAGAGTTGGAAGCGGTCGCGCTGACCGATGTTATGAGACGCGGCGGTATCGAAGTACGTCTGGCCTATCTGGAAGATGAACTTCAGAGTGACCTGGTATTGGGAGCGAACGGCATTACCATCAAGGCCGATACTTCCATAAAGAATGTCATTTCCGATGATTTTGACATGATGGTCCTGCCCGGCGGGTGGGGCGGTACCTATGCGCTGGCAGAGAATGCAAGGGTGATCGAA
The sequence above is drawn from the Sulfurovum riftiae genome and encodes:
- a CDS encoding NAD(P)-binding domain-containing protein — encoded protein: MEKVYDLIIIGGGPGGIGSAVEAKVLGLEKVLMIEKTDNHSHTIRKFYKDQKRVDKDWQGQAVDLEGNVEFTDGTKESTLDYFDRLLDDEAIDTRFNCAVEKVEKREGLFHVISGCGEDVAKNVIVAIGRMGKPNKPSYKIPASLKTQINFNLDKCSNGEHILVVGGGDSAVEYACELSQTNEVTLNYRRDSLNRPNPTNQEMIADYCENEAVRTKLGVDIEGLENEHGQVKVKFSDGEELFDRVIYAIGGTTPKDFLKSCGITLDETGEPIFDDNYESEVPGLYIAGDIVFNSGGSIAIALNHGYRIVNHILKQRKET